The genomic window GAGTGATCGACTTCCGTCGTCACGACAAGGACGGCGTGCCGGCCAAGGTCGCGCACATCGAGTACGACCCCAACCGCACCGCGCGCATCGCGCTCCTGCACTACGCGGACGGCGAGAAGCGCTACATCCTGGCCCCCCGCGGCCTGCAGCAGGGTGACCGGATTGAGAACGGCCCCGCGGCCGACATCAAGCCCGGCAACAACCTGGCGCTGCGCAACATCCCGGTCGGTACGACCATCCACGCCATCGAGCTGCGGCCCGGCGGCGGTGCGAAGTTCGCCCGTTCCGCGGGTGCCTCCGTGCAGCTGCTGGCGAAGGAGGGCGCGATGGCGCACCTCCGTATGCCGTCCGGCGAGATCCGCCTGGTCGACGTGCGCTGCCGCGCCACCGTCGGCGAGGTCGGCAACGCCGAGCAGTCGAACATCAACTGGGGCAAGGCCGGCCGTATGCGGTGGAAGGGCGTTCGCCCGACCGTCCGCGGTGTCGCCATGAACCCGGTCGACCACCCGCACGGTGGTGGTGAGGGCAAGACCTCCGGTGGTCGCCACCCGGTCTCCCCGTGGGGTCAGAAGGAAGGTCGTACGCGTTCTCGCAAGAAGGCGAGTGACAAGTACATCGTCCGCCGCCGCAAGACGAACAAGAAGCGCTAGGAGCGGGTTTAGATGCCGCGCAGTCTCAAGAAGGGGCCCTTCGTCGACGACCACCTGATCAAGAAGGTGGACGCCCAGAACGAAGCAGGTACCAAGAACGTCATCAAGACCTGGTCCCGTCGCTCGATGATCGTCCCGGCCATGCTGGGCCACACGATCGCGGTGCACAACGGCAAGACCCATGTCCCGGTGTTCGTCACCGAGTCCATGGTCGGCCACAAGCTCGGCGAGTTCTCGCCGACTCGCACCTTCCGCGGCCACGTCAAGGACGACCGGAAGTCGAAGCGCCGCTGATCGCGGGGTGGAAACGACTATGACTTACACCGAAGGGACAACCATGGAAGCCAGGGCCCAGGCGCGGTACATCCGCGTCACGCCCATGAAGGCCCGCCGCGTGGTGGACCTCATCCGTGGCATGGACGCCACGGAGGCTCAGGCGGTCCTGCGTTTCGCCCCGCAGGCCGCGAGCGTGCCGGTCGGCAAGGTGCTGGACAGCGCCATCGCCAACGCCGCGCACAACTACGACCACACGGACGCCTCTTCGCTGTTCATCAGCGAGGCGTACGTCGACGAGGGCCCGACCCTGAAGCGGTTCCGTCCGCGTGCTCAGGGCCGTGCCTACCGGATCCGCAAGCGGACCAGCCACATCACCGTGGTCGTCAGCAGCAAGGAAGGAACCCGGTAATGGGCCAGAAGGTAAACCCGCACGGGTTCCGGCTCGGTATCACCACGGACTTCAAGTCCCGCTGGTACGCCGACAAGCTGTACAAGGACTACGTCAAGGAAGACGTCGCCATCCGTCGGATGATGACGTCCGGCATGGAGCGCGCCGGCATCTCGAAGGTTGAGATCGAGCGCACCCGTGACCGCGTGCGGGTGGACATCCACACCGCGCGTCCCGGCATCGTCATCGGCCGCCGCGGCGCCGAGGCCGACCGCATCCGCGGCGACCTCGAGAAGCTCACGGGCAAGCAGGTCCAGCTGAACATCCTCGAGGTCAAGAACCCCGAGGTCGACGCTCAGCTCGTGGCCCAGGCTGTTGCCGAGCAGCTGTCCTCCCGCGTCTCCTTCCGTCGGGCCATGCGCAAGAGCATGCAGTCCGCCATGAAGGCCGGCGCCAAGGGCATCAAGATCCAGTGTGGCGGCCGTCTCGGCGGCGCCGAGATGTCCCGCTCGGAGTTCTACCGTGAGGGTCGTGTGCCGCTGCACACGCTCCGCGCGAACGTCGAGTACGGCTTCTTCGAGGCCAAGACGACCTTCGGCCGCATCGGCGTGAAGGTCTGGATCTACAAGGGCGACGTCAAGAACATCGCCGAGGTCCGCGCCGAGAACGCCGCTGCCCGCGCCGGCAACCGCCCGGCCCGTGGTGGCGCTGACCGCCCGGCCCGTGGTGGCCGCGGTGGCGAGCGTGGCGGTCGCGGTCGCAAGCCGCAGCAGCAGTCCGCGCCGGCTGCCGAGGCCCCCAAGGCCGACGCCCCCGCCGCCGCTGCCGCTCCGGCTGAGAGCACCGGAACGGAGGCCTGACCGAAATGCTGATCCCCCGTAGGGTCAAGCACCGCAAGCAGCACCACCCCAAGCGCCGCGGTATGGCCAAGGGTGGTACGACGGTTGCGTTCGGCGAGTACGGCATCCAGGCCATGACTCCGGCGTACGTGACCAACCGCCAGATCGAGGCGGCTCGTATCGCGATGACCCGCCACATCAAGCGTGGCGGCAAGGTCTGGATCAACATCTACCCGGACCGCCCGCTGACCAAGAAGCCCGCCGAGACCCGCATGGGTTCCGGTAAGGGTTCCCCGGAGTGGTGGGTCGCGAACGTGCACCCGGGCCGGGTCATGTTCGAGCTGTCCTACCCGAACGAGAAGATTGCGCGTGAGGCTCTGACTCGTGCGGCTCACAAGCTGCCGATGAAGTGCCGGATCGTCAAGCGCGAGGCAGGTGAAGCGTGATGTCGGCCGGTACCAAGGCGTCCGAGCTGCGCGAGCTGGGCAACGAGGAGCTTGTTGCCAAGCTCCGCGAGGCCAAGGAAGAGCTGTTCAACCTCCGCTTCCAGGCGGCGACGGGCCAGCTCGAGAACCACGGCCGGCTTAAGGCCGTCCGCAAGGACATCGCCCGGATCTACACCCTGATGCGTGAGCGCGAGCTGGGCATCGAGACGGTGGAGAGCGCCTGATGAGCGAGAGCAACGTGACTGAGTCTGTAAACAACAGCGGTTCCACCGCGGGCACCGCGGAGCGCGGCTTCCGCAAGACCCGTGAGGGTCTGGTCGTCAGCGACAAGATGGACAAGACCGTCGTCGTCGCTGTCGAGGACCGCGTCAAGCACGCGCTGTACGGCAAGGTCATCCGCCGTACGAACAAGCTCAAGGCGCACGACGAGCAGAACGCCGCGGGTGTCGGCGACCGTGTCCTCCTCATGGAGACCCGGCCGCTGTCCGCGACGAAGCGCTGGCGCGTCGTCGAGATCCTCGAGAAGGCCAAGTAATCACTTGAAGGGGTAACCCTTCAGGTTCGTTCCGCCAGGCTCGGCAGGGGCTCCGCCTCGTAAGAGGAAGGCCCCTGCCGGGAACCGGCAGACAAACAGGAGATAGACGTGATCCAGCAGGAGTCGCGACTTCGCGTCGCCGACAACACTGGTGCCAAGGAGATCCTTTGCATCCGTGTTCTCGGTGGCTCGGGTCGCCGCTACGCGGGCATCGGTGACGTCATCGTCGCCACCGTCAAGGACGCGATCCCCGGTGGCAACGTGAAGAAGGGTGACGTCGTCAAGGCGGTCATCGTTCGCACCGTCAAGGAGCGCCGCCGCCAGGACGGCTCGTACATCCGCTTCGACGAGAACGCCGCCGTCATTCTGAAGAACGACGGCGACCCTCGCGGCACCCGTATCTTCGGCCCGGTGGGCCGTGAGCTGCGCGAGAAGAAGTTCATGAAGATCATCTCGCTCGCGCCGGAGGTGCTGTAAGCATGAAGATCAAGAAGGGCGACCTGGTCCAGGTCATCACCGGCAAGGACAAGGGCAAGCAGGGCAAGGTCATTGCCGCTTTCCCGCGCGAGGAGCGCGTCCTGGTCGAGGGTGTCAACCGGGTCAAGAAGCACACCAAGGCCAACCAGCCGGGCCGTGCCTCGCAGGCCGGCGGCATCGTGACCACCGAGGCCCCGATCCACGTCAGCAACGTTCAGCTGGTTGTGGAGAAGGACGGCAACAAGGTCGTGACTCGCGTCGGCTACCGCTTCGACGACGAGGGCAACAAGATCCGCGTTGCCAAGCGGACTGGTGAGGACATCTGATGACGACCACCACGACTCCGCGTCTCAAGACGAAGTACCGCGAGGAGATCATCGGCAAGCTGCGTGAGGAGTTCTCGTACGAGAACGTCATGCAGGTTCCGGGCCTCGTCAAGATCGTGGTCAACATGGGTGTGGGCGACGCCGCCCGCGACTCCAAGCTGATCGAGGGCGCCATCCGCGACCTCACCACGATCACCGGTCAGAAGCCTGCCGTCACCAAGGCCCGCAAGTCCATCGCGCAGTTCAAGCTGCGTGAGGGCCAGCCGATCGGTGCCCACGTCACGCTCCGTGGCGACCGCATGTGGGAGTTCCTGGACCGCACCCTGTCGCTCGCGCTTCCGCGCATCCGCGACTTCCGTGGTCTGTCCCCCAAGCAGTTCGACGGCCGTGGCAACTACACCTTCGGTCTCACGGAGCAGGTCATGTTCCACGAGATCGACCAGGACAAGATCGACCGCGTCCGGGGTATGGACATCACCGTGGTCACCACGGCGACCAACGACGCTGAGGGCCGTGCCCTTCTCCGTCACCTCGGCTTCCCGTTCAAGGAGGCGTAAGCGAGATGGCGAAGAAGGCTCTGATTGCCAAGGCTGCTCGTAAGCCCAAGTTCGGTGTGCGTGCGTACACCCGCTGCCAGCGCTGCGGCCGCCCGCACTCCGTGTACCGCAAGTTCGGCCTTTGCCGCGTGTGCCTTCGTGAGATGGCTCACCGTGGCGAGCTGCCGGGCGTGACCAAGAGCTCCTGGTAATCCCCGTATTCACGGGAATTACCGGAGGCTCTCGGTAAGCAACGGGACGGCGGGGCCCTCCCTCACATGCCGTAGGCTTGTGGGGTTGGGCGCCCGCCGCCCTGATCGACTTACTACGCCGTAGGTCCCCGTGCCGCACCCGTCCCGCCCATGTGTGGGGAGAGGGATGGCGCATACAGGAAACCCCGGCGAGAGAGGCCGAAGGCCAATTCATGACCATGACTGATCCGATCGCGGACATGCTGACTCGTCTGCGTAACGCGAACTCGGCGTACCACGACTCCGTGACGATGCCGCACAGCAAGATCAAGTCGCACATCGCGGAGATCCTCCAGCAGGAGGGCTTCATCACGGGCTGGAAGGTCGAGGACGCCGAGGTCGGCAAGAACCTCGTCCTCGAGTTGAAGTTCGGCCCGAACCGTGAGCGCTCCATCGCGGGCATCAAGCGGATCTCCAAGCCCGGTCTCCGGGTGTACGCGAAGTCCACGAGCCTGCCGAAGGTGCTGGGCGGCCTGGGCGTGGCGATCATCTCCACGTCGCACGGTCTCCTCACCGACAAGCAGGCCAGCAAGAAGGGTGTGGGCGGGGAAGTCCTCGCCTACGTCTGGTAGTCGGGAACGGAGGAGAAGAAACATGTCGCGTATCGGCAAGCTCCCCATCTCGGTTCCCGCCGGCGTGGATGTCACCATCGATGGCCGTACGGTCCAGGTGAAGGGTCCCAAGGGCTCCCTGACCCACACCGTTGCCGCGCCGATCGAGATCGCGAAGGGTGAGGACGGCGTTCTCAACGTCACCCGCCCGAACGACGAGCGTCAGAACAAGGCCCTGCACGGCCTGTCCCGCACGCTGGTGGCCAACATGATCACCGGTGTGACCGCGGGGTACACGAAGGCGCTCGAGATCAGCGGTGTCGGTTACCGCGTGGCCGCGAAGGGCTCCAACCTGGAGTTCCAGCTCGGCTACAGCCACCCGATCCTGGTGGAGGCCCCAGAGGGGATCTCCTTCAAGGTCGAGTCGCCGACCAAGTTCTCGGTCGAGGGCATCGACAAGCAGAAGGTCGGCGAGGTCGCCGCGAACATCCGCAAGCTGCGCAAGCCCGACCCGTACAAGGCCAAGGGCGTGAAGTACGCGGGCGAGGTCATCCGCCGCAAGGTCGGAAAGGCTGGTAAGTAAGCCATGGCATACGGCGTGAAGATTGCCAAGGGCAAGGCCTACAAGGGCGCTTCCCTGAAGCGTCGCCACATCCGCATCCGCAAGAAGATCTCGGGTACCCCGGCGCGTCCGCGTCTGGTCGTCACCCGGTCCAACCGCGGCATCACGGCTCAGGTCATCGACGACCTCGCGGGGCACACCCTCGCGTCGGCGTCCACCCTGGACTCGTCCATCCGCGGCGGCGAAGGCGACAAGTCGTCGAAGGCCAAGCAGGTCGGCCAGCTCGTGGCCGAGCGTGCCAAGGCCGCCGGCATCGAGGCTGTCGTGTTCGACCGTGGCGGCAACCAGTACGCGGGGCGCATCGCCGCCCTGGCGGACGCCGCCCGCGAAGCCGGTCTGAAGTTCTGAGCCGGTTCCGTAGCTCAGCGGAAAACGAAGAGAGGTAATTCCAATGGCTGGACCCCAGCGCCGCGGAAGCGGTGCCGGTGGCGGCGAGCGGCGGGACCGGAAGGGCCGTGACGGCGGCGCAGCTGCCGCCGAGAAGACCGCTTACGTTGAGCGCGTTGTCGCGATCAACCGTGTCGCCAAGGTTGTGAAGGGTGGTCGTCGCTTCAGCTTCACCGCGCTGGTCGTGGTGGGCGACGGTGACGGCACCGTGGGTGTCGGTTACGGCAAGGCCAAGGAGGTGCCGGCCGCCATCGCCAAGGGTGTTGAGGAGGCCAAGAAGCACTTCTTCAAGGTCCCCCGTATCCAGGGCACCATCCCGCACCCGATCACGGGTGAGAAGGCTGCGGGCGTCGTCCTGCTCAAGCCGGCTTCCCCCGGTACCGGTGTTATCGCCGGTGGCCCGGTGCGTGCCGTGCTCGAGTGCGCCGGCGTTCACGACATCCTGTCGAAGTCGCTCGGCTCGTCGAACGCGATCAACATCGTGCACGCGACCGTGGCTGCGCTGAAGGGTCTGCAGCGTCCCGAGGAGATCGCGGCCCGCCGTGGTCTGCCGCTCGAGGACGTCGCCCCTGCGGCTCTGCTGCGTGCGCGCGCCGGTGCGGGAGCGGGTGCGTAATGGCCCGCCTCAAGATCACGCAGACGAAGTCGTACATCGGCAGCAAGCAGAACCACCGTGACACGCTGCGTTCGCTTGGCCTGAAGAGGGTCAACGACGTGGTCGTCAAGGAGGACCGCCCCGAGTTCCGCGGCATGGTGCACACCGTCCGCCACCTCGTGACGGTTGAGGAGGTCGACTGATCATGGCGGAGCAGAACCCGCTGAAGATCCACAACCTCCGTCCCGCCCCGGGCGCCAAGACCGCCAAGACCCGTGTGGGTCGTGGTGAGGCGTCGAAGGGTAAGACGGCCGGTCGTGGCACCAAGGGCACGAAGGCCCGCTACCAGGTTCCGGAGCGCTTCGAGGGCGGGCAGATGCCCCTCCACATGCGTCTCCCGAAGCTGAAGGGCTTCAAGAACCCGTTCCGCACCGAGTTCCAGGTCGTGAACCTGGACAAGCTGGCCGCGCTCTACCCGCAGGGTGGCGAGGTCACGGTGGCCGACCTGGTCGCCAAGGGCGCGGTGCGCAAGAACAGCCTCGTCAAGGTCCTGGGCCAGGGCGAGATCTCCGTGGCGCTGCAGGTTTCGGTTGACGCCGTCTCCGGCTCCGCCAAGGAGAAGATCACCGCCGCCGGCGGTACCGTCACCGAGCTCGTCTGAGACGAGCCGATGGCCTGAACGCCCGACCGGGGATGCCTCTCAAATGGGGCATCCCCGGTTGGTCGTTCCAAGGGGGGCACACTCGCCGGTAAGGTGGCGAGCGTTGTTGCTGTTATTTGCCCGGGGGGCGACTCCCGGAACAGGTCGCGAGGGACCCCAGGGCACCCGAGCGGCTTGACTTATACGTATTCGTCGAACCTCAAGACCGTCACCTCTGACGCTTTGCGCGGGGGTCGCAGGAGGCACCGTGCTCACCGCGTTCGCCCGGGCGTTCAAGACGCCCGACCTGCGCAAGAAGCTGCTCTTCACACTCGGCATCATCGTGCTGTACCGGGTAGGCGCACACATCCCGGTACCCGGCGTCAGCTACGAGAACGTCCAGCAGTGTGTCGACCAGGCGTCGAAGAACAACGGCAGCCTGTTCGGCCTCGTCAACATGTTCAGCGGCGGGGCGCTGCTGCAGATCACGATCTTCGCGCTCGGCATCATGCCGTACATCACGGCGAGCATCATCCTTCAGCTGCTGACCGTGGTCATCCCGCGTCTGGAAGCCCTCAAGAAGGAGGGCCAGTCCGGCACGGCGAAGATCACGCAGTACACGCGGTACCTCACCGTCGCGCTGGCCGTCCTGCAGGGCACCGGTCTGGTGGCCACCGCCCGCAGTGGCGCGCTGTTCTCGGGGTGCCCGGTCGCCAGTGAGATCGTGCCCGATCAATCGATCTTCGTGACCGCCACCATGGTGATCACGATGACCGCCGGCACGGCCGTCGTCATGTGGCTCGGTGAGCTGATCACCGACCGCGGCATCGGCAACGGCATGTCGATCCTGATGTTCATCTCGATCGCGGCCGGTTTCCCGGGCGCGCTGTGGGCCATCAAGGAGAGCGGCAAGCTCGCCAAGGGCTGGATCGAGTTCGGCACGGTCATCCTGATCGGCTTCGTGATGGTCGCCCTCGTGGTCTTCGTCGAGCAGGCTCAGCGCCGTATCCCCGTCCAGTACGCGAAGCGCATGATCGGCCGCAGGTCCTACGGCGGTACGTCCACGTACATCCCGCTGAAGGTGAACCAGGCGGGTGTGATTCCCGTCATCTTCGCGTCGTCGCTGCTCTACATCCCGGCACTCATCGCCCAGTTCTCGAACTCGACGTCCGGCTGGAAGACCTGGATCGAATCCCACTTCGTCACAGGTGACCACCCGTACTACATCACCGCCTACTTCCTCCTGATCGTTTTCTTCGCGTTCTTCTACGTGGCCATCTCGTTCAACCCCGAGGAAGTCGCGGACAACATGAAGAAGTATGGTGGCTTCATCCCGGGTATCCGGGCTGGTCGACCTACCGCCGAGTATCTGAGCTACGTGCTCAACCGGATCACCTGGCCGGGCTCGCTGTATCTGGGTCTGATCGCTCTTGTGCCGACGATGGCGTTGGCGGGCTTCGGTGGTGCGAACCAGAACTTCCCGTTCGGTGGCACCAGCATCCTCATCATCGTGGGTGTCGGTCTTGAGACCGTGAAGCAGATCGAGAGCCAGCTCCAGCAGCGCAACTACGAAGGGTTCCTCCGCTGATGCGAATCGTCCTCGTCGGGCCGCCCGGTGCCGGCAAGGGAACGCAGGCCGCGTTCCTTGCCAAGAACCTGTCGATCCCGCACATCTCCACGGGCGACCTGTTCCGCGCCAACATCAGCCAGGGCACCGAGCTCGGCAGGCAGGCGAAGGCGTACATGGACGCCGGCAACCTGGTGCCCGACGAGGTCACCGTAGGTATGGCGAAGGACCGCATGGAGCAGCCGGATGCCGCGAACGGCTTCCTGCTGGACGGCTTCCCGCGGAACGTGGCGCAGGCCGAGGCCCTGGACGAGATGCTCGAGACCGAGGGCATGAAGCTCGACGCGGTGCTGGACCTGGAGGTCCCCGAGGACGAGGTCGTGAAGCGGATCGCGGGCCGCCGCGTCTGCCGCAACGAGAGCGCCCACGTCTTCCACGTGACGTACAGCCCGCCGAAGCAGGAGGGCGTCTGCGACGCCTGCGGCGGCGACCTGTACCAGCGGGACGACGACTCGGAGGAGACGGTCCGCAGGCGGCTGGAGGTCTACCACACGCAGACCGAGCCGATCATCGACTACTACAAGGCGCAGGGCCTGGTGGTCACGATCTCCGCGCTCGGCAAGGTCAACGAGGTGACCGAGCGGGCGATGGAAGCCCTCCGCGGCGACCAGGCCGCGTAGGGCCTCGGCAGACCCAGCTCCACGCGATTCGGCCGCGGTGCCCCTCAGGGGGTACCGCGGCCGTCGTGCTGCGTGACATCCGTACGGCACCGCGGCGCAGCGTGCCCGGCCCACCACGGCCGTATCGTGGTACGAGGCGCTCACCGCGGATGCGGGGCGCCTCGCCGTGCCGGGCGGTCCCGCCCGTGCCGGCTCCCGAACCGTCGAACCTGGAAAGGCGTCAGCCCTCATGGTGCAGATCAAGACCCCCGAGCAGATCGCGAAGATGCGCGAGGCGGGACTGGTCGTCGCCGCCATCCACGCGGCGACGCGTGAGGCGGCGATCCCGGGCGCCACCACCAGGGATCTGGACGAGGTCGCCCGCAAGGTGATCGCCGACCACGGCGCCAAGTCGAACTTCCTCGGCTACGGCGGCTTCCCCGCCACGATCTGCACCTCGGTGAACGAGGTCGTCGTCCATGGCATCCCGGACGAGAAGACCGTCCTCAAGGACGGCGACATCATCTCCATCGACGCCGGTGCGATCGTCGACGGCTGGCACGGCGACGCGGCGTACACGGCCTTCGTCGGCGACGGTCACGCCCCGGAGCTGCTCGAGCTCTCCCGGGTGACCGAGGAGTCCATGTGGGCCGGGATCGCCGCGATGAAGAACGGGAACCGGCTGGTCGACATCTCGCGTGCGATCGAGACGTTCATCCGCCGCCAGCCGAAGCCGGGCGGCGGCAAGTACGGGATCATCGAGGAGTACGGCGGCCACGGCATCGGCACCGAGATGCACATGGACCCGCACCTGCTGAACTACGTGTCCCGCAAGCGCGGCAAGGGCCCGAAGCTGGTCCCCGGCTTCTGCCTGGCCATCGAGCCGATGGTCTCGCTCGGCACTCCGCACACCGAGGTCCTGGAAGACGAGTGGACCGTGATCACCATCGACGGCA from Streptomyces formicae includes these protein-coding regions:
- the rplB gene encoding 50S ribosomal protein L2, with product MGIRKYKPTTPGRRGSSVADFVEITRSTPEKSLVRPLHSKGGRNNAGRVTVRHQGGGHKRAYRVIDFRRHDKDGVPAKVAHIEYDPNRTARIALLHYADGEKRYILAPRGLQQGDRIENGPAADIKPGNNLALRNIPVGTTIHAIELRPGGGAKFARSAGASVQLLAKEGAMAHLRMPSGEIRLVDVRCRATVGEVGNAEQSNINWGKAGRMRWKGVRPTVRGVAMNPVDHPHGGGEGKTSGGRHPVSPWGQKEGRTRSRKKASDKYIVRRRKTNKKR
- the rpsS gene encoding 30S ribosomal protein S19, coding for MPRSLKKGPFVDDHLIKKVDAQNEAGTKNVIKTWSRRSMIVPAMLGHTIAVHNGKTHVPVFVTESMVGHKLGEFSPTRTFRGHVKDDRKSKRR
- the rplV gene encoding 50S ribosomal protein L22, which gives rise to MEARAQARYIRVTPMKARRVVDLIRGMDATEAQAVLRFAPQAASVPVGKVLDSAIANAAHNYDHTDASSLFISEAYVDEGPTLKRFRPRAQGRAYRIRKRTSHITVVVSSKEGTR
- the rpsC gene encoding 30S ribosomal protein S3 codes for the protein MGQKVNPHGFRLGITTDFKSRWYADKLYKDYVKEDVAIRRMMTSGMERAGISKVEIERTRDRVRVDIHTARPGIVIGRRGAEADRIRGDLEKLTGKQVQLNILEVKNPEVDAQLVAQAVAEQLSSRVSFRRAMRKSMQSAMKAGAKGIKIQCGGRLGGAEMSRSEFYREGRVPLHTLRANVEYGFFEAKTTFGRIGVKVWIYKGDVKNIAEVRAENAAARAGNRPARGGADRPARGGRGGERGGRGRKPQQQSAPAAEAPKADAPAAAAAPAESTGTEA
- the rplP gene encoding 50S ribosomal protein L16, encoding MLIPRRVKHRKQHHPKRRGMAKGGTTVAFGEYGIQAMTPAYVTNRQIEAARIAMTRHIKRGGKVWINIYPDRPLTKKPAETRMGSGKGSPEWWVANVHPGRVMFELSYPNEKIAREALTRAAHKLPMKCRIVKREAGEA
- the rpmC gene encoding 50S ribosomal protein L29 — its product is MSAGTKASELRELGNEELVAKLREAKEELFNLRFQAATGQLENHGRLKAVRKDIARIYTLMRERELGIETVESA
- the rpsQ gene encoding 30S ribosomal protein S17, with the protein product MSESNVTESVNNSGSTAGTAERGFRKTREGLVVSDKMDKTVVVAVEDRVKHALYGKVIRRTNKLKAHDEQNAAGVGDRVLLMETRPLSATKRWRVVEILEKAK
- the rplN gene encoding 50S ribosomal protein L14 — its product is MIQQESRLRVADNTGAKEILCIRVLGGSGRRYAGIGDVIVATVKDAIPGGNVKKGDVVKAVIVRTVKERRRQDGSYIRFDENAAVILKNDGDPRGTRIFGPVGRELREKKFMKIISLAPEVL
- the rplX gene encoding 50S ribosomal protein L24; translation: MKIKKGDLVQVITGKDKGKQGKVIAAFPREERVLVEGVNRVKKHTKANQPGRASQAGGIVTTEAPIHVSNVQLVVEKDGNKVVTRVGYRFDDEGNKIRVAKRTGEDI
- the rplE gene encoding 50S ribosomal protein L5, encoding MTTTTTPRLKTKYREEIIGKLREEFSYENVMQVPGLVKIVVNMGVGDAARDSKLIEGAIRDLTTITGQKPAVTKARKSIAQFKLREGQPIGAHVTLRGDRMWEFLDRTLSLALPRIRDFRGLSPKQFDGRGNYTFGLTEQVMFHEIDQDKIDRVRGMDITVVTTATNDAEGRALLRHLGFPFKEA
- a CDS encoding type Z 30S ribosomal protein S14; translated protein: MAKKALIAKAARKPKFGVRAYTRCQRCGRPHSVYRKFGLCRVCLREMAHRGELPGVTKSSW
- the rpsH gene encoding 30S ribosomal protein S8; this encodes MTMTDPIADMLTRLRNANSAYHDSVTMPHSKIKSHIAEILQQEGFITGWKVEDAEVGKNLVLELKFGPNRERSIAGIKRISKPGLRVYAKSTSLPKVLGGLGVAIISTSHGLLTDKQASKKGVGGEVLAYVW
- the rplF gene encoding 50S ribosomal protein L6 — its product is MSRIGKLPISVPAGVDVTIDGRTVQVKGPKGSLTHTVAAPIEIAKGEDGVLNVTRPNDERQNKALHGLSRTLVANMITGVTAGYTKALEISGVGYRVAAKGSNLEFQLGYSHPILVEAPEGISFKVESPTKFSVEGIDKQKVGEVAANIRKLRKPDPYKAKGVKYAGEVIRRKVGKAGK
- the rplR gene encoding 50S ribosomal protein L18, which codes for MAYGVKIAKGKAYKGASLKRRHIRIRKKISGTPARPRLVVTRSNRGITAQVIDDLAGHTLASASTLDSSIRGGEGDKSSKAKQVGQLVAERAKAAGIEAVVFDRGGNQYAGRIAALADAAREAGLKF
- the rpsE gene encoding 30S ribosomal protein S5, which produces MAGPQRRGSGAGGGERRDRKGRDGGAAAAEKTAYVERVVAINRVAKVVKGGRRFSFTALVVVGDGDGTVGVGYGKAKEVPAAIAKGVEEAKKHFFKVPRIQGTIPHPITGEKAAGVVLLKPASPGTGVIAGGPVRAVLECAGVHDILSKSLGSSNAINIVHATVAALKGLQRPEEIAARRGLPLEDVAPAALLRARAGAGAGA
- the rpmD gene encoding 50S ribosomal protein L30 codes for the protein MARLKITQTKSYIGSKQNHRDTLRSLGLKRVNDVVVKEDRPEFRGMVHTVRHLVTVEEVD
- the rplO gene encoding 50S ribosomal protein L15; this translates as MAEQNPLKIHNLRPAPGAKTAKTRVGRGEASKGKTAGRGTKGTKARYQVPERFEGGQMPLHMRLPKLKGFKNPFRTEFQVVNLDKLAALYPQGGEVTVADLVAKGAVRKNSLVKVLGQGEISVALQVSVDAVSGSAKEKITAAGGTVTELV
- the secY gene encoding preprotein translocase subunit SecY, which translates into the protein MLTAFARAFKTPDLRKKLLFTLGIIVLYRVGAHIPVPGVSYENVQQCVDQASKNNGSLFGLVNMFSGGALLQITIFALGIMPYITASIILQLLTVVIPRLEALKKEGQSGTAKITQYTRYLTVALAVLQGTGLVATARSGALFSGCPVASEIVPDQSIFVTATMVITMTAGTAVVMWLGELITDRGIGNGMSILMFISIAAGFPGALWAIKESGKLAKGWIEFGTVILIGFVMVALVVFVEQAQRRIPVQYAKRMIGRRSYGGTSTYIPLKVNQAGVIPVIFASSLLYIPALIAQFSNSTSGWKTWIESHFVTGDHPYYITAYFLLIVFFAFFYVAISFNPEEVADNMKKYGGFIPGIRAGRPTAEYLSYVLNRITWPGSLYLGLIALVPTMALAGFGGANQNFPFGGTSILIIVGVGLETVKQIESQLQQRNYEGFLR
- a CDS encoding adenylate kinase, which translates into the protein MRIVLVGPPGAGKGTQAAFLAKNLSIPHISTGDLFRANISQGTELGRQAKAYMDAGNLVPDEVTVGMAKDRMEQPDAANGFLLDGFPRNVAQAEALDEMLETEGMKLDAVLDLEVPEDEVVKRIAGRRVCRNESAHVFHVTYSPPKQEGVCDACGGDLYQRDDDSEETVRRRLEVYHTQTEPIIDYYKAQGLVVTISALGKVNEVTERAMEALRGDQAA
- the map gene encoding type I methionyl aminopeptidase — translated: MVQIKTPEQIAKMREAGLVVAAIHAATREAAIPGATTRDLDEVARKVIADHGAKSNFLGYGGFPATICTSVNEVVVHGIPDEKTVLKDGDIISIDAGAIVDGWHGDAAYTAFVGDGHAPELLELSRVTEESMWAGIAAMKNGNRLVDISRAIETFIRRQPKPGGGKYGIIEEYGGHGIGTEMHMDPHLLNYVSRKRGKGPKLVPGFCLAIEPMVSLGTPHTEVLEDEWTVITIDGTWSSHWEHSVALTEEGPLVLTAVDGGRAKLAELGVTAAPDPLAA